A genomic stretch from Chitinophaga lutea includes:
- a CDS encoding RNA polymerase sigma factor — MQNIPHSESELLRRIAAGDEYAYQIIFESYWDAVYSAALLLTKSPGLAEDVAQDVFTMVWEKRTTLPAVEKLDGFLFITARNIIYSRFRKLASGDAYRRYVLERFPEEAAEGADRQAEFRELEQTVLRAIQQLPPQQQKAFKLSRFGGMRHEEIALTMGVSRITIKSYIVQAIASLRKALSNHPSGALAILWGLLFLH, encoded by the coding sequence ATGCAGAATATTCCACATAGTGAAAGCGAGTTGTTGCGTCGTATTGCTGCCGGGGACGAGTACGCCTACCAGATCATCTTCGAATCTTATTGGGATGCGGTGTATTCCGCCGCGCTGCTGCTGACCAAATCACCCGGACTGGCCGAAGATGTGGCGCAGGACGTGTTTACCATGGTTTGGGAAAAACGGACTACGCTGCCCGCTGTCGAAAAGCTCGACGGTTTCCTGTTCATTACCGCCCGTAATATCATTTACAGCCGTTTCCGCAAACTGGCGTCGGGAGATGCCTACCGCCGCTACGTGCTGGAGCGGTTTCCCGAAGAGGCTGCCGAAGGCGCCGACCGGCAGGCGGAGTTCCGGGAGCTGGAACAAACGGTGCTGCGGGCCATCCAGCAGTTGCCACCCCAGCAACAGAAAGCATTCAAACTGAGCCGTTTCGGCGGCATGCGGCATGAAGAGATCGCCCTGACAATGGGCGTTTCCCGCATTACTATAAAAAGTTATATCGTACAGGCTATTGCCAGTTTGCGCAAGGCTTTGTCCAACCACCCTTCCGGCGCCCTCGCCATCCTTTGGGGGCTGCTTTTCCTGCACTGA
- a CDS encoding LamG-like jellyroll fold domain-containing protein, which translates to MRNIPFRIFQGTLALLCAGIFTTLPGCVKEIPDKPYYDTDSSRQQFGNIKLKKKKVLLIGIDGANASVVKDLNPPVIKDLLPASIYSFNGLADTSVSVASSWATMTTGVRYDLHRIYDSSLIPLTDKGGHADVKYYESFISTVKLDDIATKVTVITRWEDMTSFLLSSADKVVNTSPAAGDQGVEDAALANLKESGADITLVNFSAPAVAGQTSGFSAANPAYTKAILDTDTRIGKLLAAMKARSTFADEDWLVVIQSTGGGYGTRLGSHKAEARYTFSIYYSPSLIAAEYTKVHKIADEVVRFNGGASDYVRAVNNDGGLYNVGTGAITIEAKVRFNKNAAGKYEWSFPPFISKIAVRSGNTPGWAMFRNGDKIVWFVGDGNNKSELLSKSLPDGNWHTVTGVAYKEGAQYKTTFYIDGENKLTGSITSTPTGNVSTTASFILGYITDPFTNATNNTDLYMADVRVWNTVLTDQEIKDWAYNTGDLGAHPKIANLVGYWPGQEGSGGVLKDLSPSKKDFTLQGNYTWNFMGNTFDAASANPPSLIDVVPSVYYWLGITLEGNKKPAGTNWLKLKVQ; encoded by the coding sequence ATGCGGAACATACCATTCAGGATATTTCAGGGAACGCTGGCATTGCTGTGCGCGGGCATCTTCACCACTTTGCCCGGCTGTGTGAAAGAGATACCCGATAAGCCTTATTACGATACGGACAGCAGCCGCCAGCAGTTCGGGAACATCAAACTGAAAAAGAAAAAAGTGCTGCTCATCGGCATCGATGGCGCCAATGCGAGCGTGGTAAAGGATTTGAACCCTCCCGTGATCAAAGACCTGCTGCCGGCGAGTATTTACAGTTTCAACGGCCTGGCCGACACATCGGTGTCCGTAGCATCCAGCTGGGCTACCATGACCACCGGCGTACGATACGACCTGCACCGGATTTACGACAGCTCGCTGATTCCCCTTACCGACAAAGGCGGGCATGCGGACGTGAAATATTACGAAAGTTTTATCAGCACCGTGAAGCTCGACGATATCGCCACCAAAGTAACGGTGATCACGCGTTGGGAAGACATGACGAGTTTCCTGCTGAGCAGCGCCGATAAAGTAGTGAACACGTCGCCCGCCGCCGGCGACCAGGGGGTGGAAGATGCCGCCCTGGCAAACCTGAAAGAAAGCGGCGCGGACATCACGCTGGTGAATTTCAGCGCGCCGGCCGTAGCGGGACAAACCTCCGGCTTCAGCGCCGCCAATCCCGCTTACACCAAAGCAATCCTGGATACCGATACACGTATAGGGAAGCTGCTGGCCGCCATGAAGGCGCGAAGCACCTTTGCCGATGAAGACTGGCTGGTGGTGATTCAATCCACCGGCGGCGGCTACGGCACCCGCCTGGGCAGCCATAAGGCAGAAGCCAGATATACATTCTCCATATACTATAGTCCGAGTCTTATTGCAGCTGAATATACCAAAGTGCATAAGATCGCCGATGAGGTGGTCCGTTTCAACGGAGGGGCTTCCGACTATGTGCGCGCCGTGAACAACGACGGGGGATTGTACAATGTAGGCACGGGTGCTATCACCATAGAAGCGAAAGTGCGGTTCAATAAAAACGCCGCAGGGAAATACGAATGGTCGTTCCCTCCATTTATCAGTAAAATCGCCGTGCGTAGCGGCAATACTCCCGGCTGGGCAATGTTCCGGAACGGCGATAAGATCGTCTGGTTTGTAGGGGACGGGAATAACAAATCCGAATTATTGTCCAAATCCCTCCCGGACGGCAACTGGCATACAGTGACCGGGGTGGCCTATAAAGAAGGCGCCCAGTATAAGACGACCTTCTATATCGATGGTGAAAACAAACTGACCGGCTCCATTACGTCCACGCCCACCGGCAACGTATCCACTACCGCGTCATTCATCCTCGGCTACATCACGGACCCTTTTACCAACGCCACAAACAATACGGATTTGTACATGGCGGATGTAAGGGTGTGGAACACCGTACTGACAGACCAGGAGATCAAGGACTGGGCTTATAACACCGGTGACCTCGGTGCCCACCCGAAAATCGCGAACCTCGTCGGTTACTGGCCGGGGCAGGAGGGCAGCGGAGGGGTGCTGAAAGACCTCAGCCCGTCAAAAAAGGACTTCACGCTGCAGGGGAACTATACCTGGAATTTTATGGGTAATACTTTCGATGCGGCTTCCGCCAATCCGCCGTCGCTGATCGATGTGGTGCCGTCTGTATATTACTGGCTGGGCATTACCCTGGAAGGCAATAAGAAGCCGGCCGGCACCAACTGGCTGAAACTGAAAGTGCAGTAA
- a CDS encoding LamG-like jellyroll fold domain-containing protein, whose product MKISKNIQRSWMAGIMVFSMLVAACSKVPLVPSDKSEEFPFRDNSKVLLILVDGVVGKQIERITTPELDALKPNSIFSFEGSADSVTTDPASIAHIMTGNAVGNTEIRDSSLVPRVPRGELFPSFIKRVKEQKARPFRVVTVTPWETLNKTLFKEADIRISVAGNNNDVVRDSAINRLKTDSADLVIAHFNSANLAGLQEGFTTDAPAYRDALLKIDAYIGALVKAMRGRTKFPEEDWLVIVQSTHGGNGKKYGGFLENERNTFSLYYNARLKSNLVIAPAGVKFGVKLAGSDANAVNASLSDAAAYNVGEKDNFTIEMKMRHVQKGQTANYPAFFSKRANFAGGVVGWVFFQEGAYWQFNAGQTGKGNVQARGANINDGAWHHLTAVIYTNYSTTPFKRFVRVYTDGIFNAQSEITVLGNINSPSPLTLGATLPPNGSMIDMYVNDVRIWNDSLPADIIKQYACTNKIDATHPKYANLIGYWGCAEGEGNRFKNRFSTSPDFVIKNAYKWEPMNSIFTCGKSVPDAPYSKEVFNQIAYWLNVPVAKEWEINGRLWLAQL is encoded by the coding sequence ATGAAGATATCTAAGAACATACAACGCAGCTGGATGGCCGGTATCATGGTGTTTTCCATGCTGGTGGCAGCCTGCAGCAAAGTACCCCTGGTGCCCTCCGACAAATCGGAAGAATTTCCTTTCCGGGACAACAGCAAGGTGTTGCTGATACTGGTAGACGGAGTGGTGGGCAAACAGATCGAACGCATCACAACACCGGAACTGGACGCCCTCAAACCGAACAGCATTTTCAGTTTTGAAGGCTCCGCCGATTCGGTAACCACCGACCCGGCGTCCATCGCGCATATTATGACCGGCAACGCTGTGGGCAACACCGAGATCAGGGACAGCTCGCTCGTGCCCCGGGTGCCCCGCGGCGAATTATTTCCTTCTTTTATCAAAAGGGTGAAAGAGCAGAAAGCCCGCCCGTTCCGGGTGGTGACGGTAACACCCTGGGAAACACTGAACAAAACACTGTTCAAAGAAGCCGATATCAGGATATCCGTTGCCGGCAACAATAATGATGTGGTGCGCGACTCCGCCATCAACCGGCTGAAGACAGACAGTGCCGACCTGGTGATCGCGCATTTTAACAGCGCCAACCTCGCCGGGCTGCAGGAAGGTTTTACCACCGATGCTCCCGCCTACCGCGACGCCCTGCTGAAAATCGACGCATACATCGGGGCACTGGTGAAAGCCATGCGGGGGAGAACAAAATTCCCGGAAGAAGATTGGCTGGTGATCGTACAATCCACCCACGGCGGTAACGGTAAAAAATACGGCGGTTTCCTCGAAAACGAGCGCAACACCTTTTCCCTGTACTACAACGCCCGCCTGAAATCGAACCTTGTGATAGCGCCTGCCGGTGTGAAGTTCGGCGTGAAACTGGCCGGCTCCGATGCCAATGCGGTGAACGCCAGCCTCAGCGATGCGGCTGCGTACAACGTGGGTGAAAAAGACAATTTCACCATCGAAATGAAAATGCGCCATGTTCAGAAGGGACAAACGGCGAACTATCCCGCGTTTTTTTCCAAACGTGCCAACTTCGCCGGTGGCGTGGTGGGCTGGGTGTTTTTCCAGGAAGGCGCATACTGGCAGTTCAATGCGGGGCAAACAGGAAAGGGGAACGTACAGGCCCGTGGCGCCAACATCAACGACGGCGCCTGGCACCACCTCACCGCCGTGATTTACACCAACTATTCCACCACGCCGTTCAAACGTTTCGTACGGGTGTACACCGACGGTATTTTTAATGCACAGTCGGAGATCACCGTATTGGGGAATATCAACAGTCCCTCCCCGCTGACCCTCGGCGCCACCCTGCCGCCGAACGGTTCCATGATAGACATGTACGTGAACGATGTGCGTATCTGGAACGACTCCCTGCCGGCAGACATCATCAAACAATACGCCTGCACCAACAAAATCGACGCTACGCATCCCAAATACGCCAACCTCATCGGGTACTGGGGCTGCGCCGAAGGAGAGGGGAACCGCTTTAAAAACAGGTTTTCCACGTCCCCGGATTTTGTGATCAAAAATGCATACAAATGGGAGCCGATGAACTCCATTTTTACCTGCGGTAAAAGTGTGCCCGATGCGCCTTATTCCAAAGAAGTGTTCAACCAGATCGCCTACTGGCTCAACGTGCCCGTTGCAAAAGAATGGGAGATCAACGGCCGCCTCTGGCTGGCGCAACTGTAG